The proteins below are encoded in one region of Pseudonocardia sp. DSM 110487:
- a CDS encoding alpha-amylase family protein: MGRRPLMGLWWYEPFRTFQTNLREIDAGLDVERVLDQIEEFGANAWLLSVGGIISNYPTDLTAQTRNPALAERESGDLVGDAVAAAHARGVRLLARMDFSKVDRRRAEEHPEWCFVGPDGEWQVVSGLTSVCPSAPYYQRETFAVVDEVLSRYDVDGFFFNWASYNERDYSGRYRGVCQCLSCARAFGGPLPTGPDAPAYPRWRRFAKAMIDDFCGRMRELIAARRPEAPLIMGDTADIVFHEANNAVGRPLWHHRTSEHVSAARTYRPQVPVFTNAVGFVDMPYRLAGEEPEHVAQYLVQAISRGANPSTYVMGTPDDSRYECLDVAGRITRHHRDYQDVYTDLVPAARVLLVRPDPLASEVPTAEFQGLYRALLERHVPFDVLGEERLGDCGRLGEYSAVVLPDLGPLEPGAVAALDAFAGAIVSTGSSGFDADTVQLAGSPVRERLAVRDGVEAVRSMHVLTGTFPVPVIGAYHVVAPTDGARTAMRVLSRAPYGPPEKCHGHAELAQPGLLRAGRTTVLPWTVGRAYREVGLSAHRDLFVDAVLAAVPVPIAVDTDLPDQVEVVLGRSRAGQVVHLVNLTGAGPQRFGPPVTVHGARLWIPWADPSARVRALLGDTDLPVSERDGRPGVDLPPLGLFEVLVIDKEM; the protein is encoded by the coding sequence GTGGGACGGCGCCCGCTGATGGGCCTGTGGTGGTACGAGCCGTTCCGCACGTTCCAGACCAACCTGCGGGAGATCGACGCCGGACTCGACGTGGAACGGGTCCTGGACCAGATCGAGGAGTTCGGCGCCAACGCATGGCTGCTGTCCGTCGGCGGGATCATCTCGAACTACCCGACCGACCTGACCGCACAGACCCGCAATCCCGCACTGGCGGAGCGGGAGAGCGGCGACCTCGTCGGCGATGCCGTGGCCGCCGCACACGCCCGTGGGGTCCGGTTGCTCGCGCGGATGGACTTCTCCAAGGTCGACCGGCGCCGCGCCGAGGAGCACCCCGAGTGGTGCTTCGTCGGCCCGGACGGGGAGTGGCAGGTCGTGAGCGGCCTCACGAGCGTCTGCCCGAGCGCGCCGTACTACCAGCGCGAGACGTTCGCCGTGGTCGACGAGGTGCTCTCCCGCTACGACGTCGACGGCTTCTTCTTCAACTGGGCCTCCTACAACGAGCGCGACTACAGCGGCCGGTACCGCGGGGTGTGCCAGTGCCTGTCGTGCGCCCGGGCGTTCGGCGGACCGCTGCCGACCGGGCCTGACGCCCCCGCGTACCCGCGGTGGCGCCGGTTCGCCAAGGCCATGATCGACGACTTCTGCGGCCGGATGCGGGAGCTGATCGCGGCGCGAAGGCCCGAGGCGCCGCTGATCATGGGCGACACGGCCGACATCGTCTTCCACGAGGCGAACAATGCGGTCGGCCGGCCGTTGTGGCACCACCGCACCAGCGAGCACGTCAGCGCGGCACGGACGTACCGGCCGCAGGTACCGGTGTTCACGAACGCGGTCGGCTTCGTCGACATGCCGTACCGGCTCGCCGGTGAGGAGCCGGAGCACGTGGCGCAGTACCTCGTGCAGGCGATCTCGCGGGGCGCGAACCCGTCGACGTACGTCATGGGCACGCCGGACGACTCGCGCTACGAGTGCCTCGACGTCGCCGGGCGGATCACCCGCCACCACCGGGACTACCAGGACGTCTACACCGACCTCGTACCGGCGGCGCGCGTACTGCTCGTGCGGCCCGACCCGCTGGCGTCCGAGGTGCCGACCGCGGAGTTCCAGGGCCTGTACCGAGCCCTTCTCGAACGGCACGTGCCGTTCGACGTGCTGGGGGAGGAGCGGCTGGGCGACTGCGGCCGCCTCGGCGAGTACTCCGCCGTCGTGCTCCCGGACCTCGGCCCGCTCGAGCCGGGCGCGGTCGCCGCGCTCGACGCGTTCGCCGGCGCGATCGTGAGCACGGGTTCCAGCGGGTTCGACGCGGACACCGTTCAGCTGGCCGGGTCACCGGTGCGGGAGCGGCTCGCGGTGCGGGATGGCGTCGAGGCGGTTCGCTCGATGCACGTGCTGACCGGCACCTTCCCAGTTCCGGTCATCGGCGCGTACCACGTGGTCGCGCCGACCGACGGCGCGCGCACCGCGATGCGGGTGCTCTCCCGTGCGCCCTACGGGCCGCCGGAGAAGTGCCACGGGCACGCCGAGCTCGCGCAGCCCGGCCTGCTCAGGGCGGGACGGACGACGGTGCTGCCATGGACGGTCGGCCGGGCCTACCGCGAGGTGGGGCTGTCTGCGCACCGCGACCTGTTCGTCGACGCCGTCCTCGCAGCGGTGCCGGTGCCGATCGCCGTGGACACCGACCTACCCGACCAGGTGGAGGTGGTGCTGGGCCGCTCGCGCGCGGGGCAGGTGGTGCACCTCGTGAACCTCACCGGCGCCGGGCCGCAGCGTTTCGGGCCGCCCGTGACCGTGCACGGGGCCCGTCTGTGGATCCCGTGGGCGGACCCGTCCGCGCGGGTGCGGGCGCTGCTCGGCGATACCGATCTCCCGGTCTCCGAACGGGACGGCCGGCCCGGCGTGGACCTGCCGCCGCTCGGTTTGTTCGAGGTCTTGGTGATCGACAAGGAGATGTGA
- a CDS encoding D-2-hydroxyacid dehydrogenase, producing MFAASLADVADRLPEAHVVAGTLDASGLAAAGRLQWVHSWAAGVDGALHPEMVASPVVLTSSKGNGAVPLAEHALMLMLMLDRDAPRWLRAQGSRTWDRFPHGELAGATCGIVGMGGAGSALARRAAAFDMRVLGLRRRPERRVPDVERMYGPGEVTAFVAESDFVVVTAALTPQSRGLLGPAAFRAMKPTAYYICVSRGGIADDDALLTAVREGWIAGAGLDAHAVEPLPADSPFWSLPNVIVTPHNGATTARTRRRGVDVFVDNLTRFVAGGPLRNVVDKRAGY from the coding sequence GTGTTCGCGGCGAGCCTCGCGGACGTCGCGGACCGGCTACCCGAGGCGCACGTGGTGGCCGGAACCCTCGACGCGTCAGGGCTCGCGGCGGCAGGCCGGCTTCAGTGGGTGCACAGCTGGGCCGCCGGTGTGGACGGTGCGCTCCACCCCGAGATGGTGGCGAGCCCGGTCGTACTGACGTCGTCGAAGGGCAACGGCGCCGTCCCGCTCGCCGAGCACGCGCTGATGCTCATGCTGATGCTCGACCGGGACGCGCCGCGGTGGCTGCGCGCGCAGGGATCGCGCACATGGGACCGGTTCCCGCACGGCGAGCTCGCGGGCGCCACGTGCGGGATCGTCGGAATGGGTGGGGCCGGCAGCGCGCTCGCCCGCCGGGCCGCCGCGTTCGACATGCGGGTGCTGGGGTTGCGGCGCCGCCCCGAGCGGCGGGTGCCGGATGTGGAGCGGATGTACGGGCCGGGCGAGGTCACGGCGTTCGTCGCCGAGTCGGACTTCGTGGTCGTCACGGCTGCCCTGACCCCGCAGAGCCGCGGGCTGCTCGGGCCCGCGGCGTTCCGCGCCATGAAACCCACCGCGTACTACATCTGCGTGTCCCGCGGCGGCATCGCCGACGACGACGCGCTGCTCACCGCGGTGCGGGAGGGCTGGATCGCCGGGGCGGGCCTCGACGCGCACGCCGTCGAGCCGCTGCCGGCCGACAGCCCGTTCTGGTCGTTGCCCAACGTCATCGTCACGCCGCACAACGGCGCGACCACGGCACGGACGAGGCGGCGTGGCGTGGATGTCTTCGTCGACAACCTGACGCGCTTCGTGGCGGGCGGGCCGCTGCGCAACGTCGTCGACAAGCGCGCCGGGTACTGA
- a CDS encoding HAD family phosphatase: protein MSGALPPQLSTPAPARSGTAAFFDLDKTIIAGSSALAFSRPFRRQGLISRRAALRSGYAQLLLVLSGADANTMDLLRKRITALCTGWEVAQISSIVAETLHDIVEPLVYAEATELIAEHRANGDEVVVLSASGHEVVEPIATLVGADRCVATRMGVVDGRYTGVIDYYCYGEAKAQAARRLAEEQGYRLEDCRAYSDSITDLPLLEAVGHPTVVNPDRALRREAELRGWPVLTFADPVVLRFRRPPLRTTLTAAGVGAVAALAAVGWYVWRRPVRS from the coding sequence GTGTCCGGTGCGCTCCCCCCGCAGTTGTCCACCCCGGCGCCGGCCCGGTCCGGCACGGCCGCGTTCTTCGATCTCGACAAGACCATCATCGCCGGATCGAGCGCGCTCGCGTTCAGCCGGCCGTTCCGCAGGCAGGGGCTCATCAGCAGGCGGGCCGCCCTCCGCAGCGGTTACGCGCAGTTGCTCCTCGTGCTGTCCGGTGCCGACGCGAACACGATGGATCTCCTGCGGAAGCGGATCACCGCGCTGTGCACCGGCTGGGAGGTGGCGCAGATCAGCAGCATCGTGGCCGAGACGCTGCACGACATCGTCGAGCCGCTCGTCTACGCGGAGGCCACCGAGCTGATCGCCGAGCACAGGGCGAACGGCGACGAGGTCGTCGTGCTCTCGGCGTCGGGGCACGAGGTCGTCGAGCCGATCGCCACCCTCGTCGGCGCCGACCGCTGCGTCGCCACCCGCATGGGTGTGGTCGACGGCCGGTACACCGGGGTGATCGACTACTACTGCTACGGCGAGGCGAAGGCGCAGGCAGCGCGCCGGCTCGCCGAGGAGCAGGGGTACCGGCTCGAGGACTGCCGCGCGTACTCCGACTCGATCACCGATCTGCCGCTGCTCGAGGCCGTCGGGCATCCCACCGTGGTCAACCCGGACCGCGCGCTGCGCCGGGAGGCAGAGCTGCGCGGCTGGCCGGTGCTGACGTTCGCCGATCCGGTCGTGTTGCGGTTCCGGAGGCCGCCCCTGCGCACCACGCTCACGGCGGCGGGTGTCGGTGCCGTGGCCGCGCTGGCCGCCGTCGGCTGGTACGTGTGGCGGCGACCGGTGCGTTCATGA
- a CDS encoding oxidoreductase has translation MAVTADPLAPLLDLPGVPDAVARARDALVAVHNHPVNRRGWPASAAEASLRAARASAALDGTTLTVSDAVPDPVLAGAVRAAEECGRLLGAWRSSPLQALARLHVVAAAGLVPPDRHEAELGRPRSGDGVAARLGLLADLATGGTRVPAPVLVAVVHGELLALAPFAAANGVVARAAARLAAVAAGLDPKGLAVPEVGHLRHAAQYRAAAAAFAGGTSDGVREWVLHCCAQWEAGAREGTSIADARS, from the coding sequence GTGGCCGTGACCGCCGATCCGCTGGCCCCGCTGCTCGACCTGCCGGGGGTGCCCGACGCCGTCGCCCGGGCGCGCGACGCGCTCGTCGCCGTGCACAACCACCCGGTCAACCGGCGGGGGTGGCCTGCGAGCGCGGCCGAGGCGAGCCTGCGCGCCGCACGCGCGTCCGCGGCACTGGACGGAACCACGCTCACGGTGAGCGACGCGGTGCCCGACCCGGTGCTCGCCGGCGCCGTGCGCGCCGCCGAGGAGTGCGGGCGTCTGCTCGGTGCATGGCGCAGTTCCCCGCTGCAGGCATTGGCGAGGCTGCACGTCGTGGCCGCCGCCGGCCTCGTGCCTCCGGACCGGCACGAGGCGGAGCTGGGCAGGCCGCGATCCGGCGACGGGGTGGCCGCCCGGCTGGGCCTGCTCGCCGACCTCGCCACGGGCGGCACCCGCGTGCCGGCCCCGGTTCTGGTGGCGGTGGTGCACGGCGAGCTGCTCGCACTCGCGCCCTTCGCCGCGGCGAACGGCGTGGTGGCCCGCGCCGCCGCGCGGCTCGCGGCGGTGGCCGCGGGGCTGGATCCGAAGGGGCTCGCCGTGCCCGAGGTGGGGCACCTGCGCCATGCCGCGCAATACCGCGCCGCCGCGGCGGCGTTCGCGGGGGGCACGAGCGACGGCGTGCGGGAATGGGTGTTGCACTGCTGCGCCCAGTGGGAGGCGGGAGCTCGGGAAGGCACCTCGATCGCCGACGCCCGCAGCTGA
- the acs gene encoding acetate--CoA ligase — MAEENATLSNLSTENRSFPPSAEFAAQANATADWYDRADADREAFWAEQAERLHWAQKWERVLDWDAPFAKWFVGGKLNVAYNCVDRHVEAGHGGQVAFHWEGEPGDTRTITYADLQREVCKTANALIELGVGKGDRVAIQLPMIPEAVFSMLACARLGAMHSVVFGGFSPGALKARIEDAEAKLLITSDGQFRRGKPAPMKAGTDEATAETPSIQHVLVVKRTDIDVPWSDGRDVWWHDVVEKQSDQHTPEAFDAEQPLYILYTSGTTGKPKGILHTSGGYLTQAAYTHHAVFDHKPGESVYWCTADIGWVTGHSYIVYGPLANRATSVMYEGTPNTPHEGRHWEIIQKYGVSIYYTAPTLIRTFMKWGHDIPAKYDLSSLRVLGSVGEPINPEAWMWYREHIGGNNCPIVDTWWQTETGAIMISPLPGVTAAKPGSAMRPLPGISAEIVNDEAKPVGYGGGGYLVLDKPWPSMLRGIWGDEERYRETYWARFADQGYYFAGDGAKYDDDGAIWLLGRVDDVMNVSGHRISTTEVESALVSHPTVAEAAVVGASDATTGQGIVAFVILRGNVAQDQAKGADAIKALRDHVSKEIGPIAKPRQIMVVDELPKTRSGKIMRRLLRDVAENREVGDVTTLADSSVMDMISAGLKDSSKSED; from the coding sequence ATGGCCGAGGAAAACGCCACGCTGAGCAACCTGTCCACCGAGAACCGGAGCTTCCCGCCCAGCGCCGAGTTCGCCGCGCAGGCCAACGCCACGGCCGACTGGTACGACCGCGCCGACGCCGACCGCGAGGCGTTCTGGGCCGAGCAGGCCGAGCGGCTGCACTGGGCGCAGAAATGGGAGCGGGTGCTCGACTGGGACGCCCCGTTCGCGAAGTGGTTCGTCGGCGGCAAGCTCAACGTGGCCTACAACTGTGTGGACCGGCACGTCGAGGCCGGGCACGGGGGGCAGGTGGCCTTCCACTGGGAGGGCGAGCCCGGCGACACCCGCACCATCACCTACGCCGACCTGCAGCGCGAGGTCTGCAAAACCGCCAACGCCCTGATCGAGCTGGGCGTGGGCAAGGGCGACCGCGTGGCCATCCAGCTGCCGATGATCCCCGAGGCCGTGTTCTCGATGCTGGCGTGCGCGCGCCTCGGCGCCATGCACAGCGTGGTGTTCGGCGGGTTCTCGCCCGGCGCGCTCAAGGCCCGCATCGAGGATGCGGAGGCGAAGCTGCTCATCACCTCGGACGGGCAGTTCCGCAGGGGCAAGCCGGCACCGATGAAGGCCGGCACCGACGAGGCGACGGCCGAGACACCGAGCATCCAGCACGTGCTCGTGGTCAAGCGCACCGACATCGACGTGCCGTGGTCCGACGGCCGTGATGTCTGGTGGCACGACGTCGTGGAGAAGCAGTCCGACCAGCACACGCCGGAGGCGTTCGACGCCGAGCAACCGCTCTACATCCTCTACACCTCCGGCACGACGGGGAAGCCGAAGGGCATCCTGCACACGTCGGGCGGCTACCTCACGCAGGCCGCCTACACCCACCACGCCGTGTTCGACCACAAGCCCGGCGAGAGCGTCTACTGGTGCACCGCCGACATCGGCTGGGTCACCGGCCACAGCTACATCGTGTACGGGCCGCTGGCGAACCGGGCGACGTCGGTGATGTACGAGGGCACCCCGAACACCCCGCACGAGGGCCGGCACTGGGAGATCATCCAGAAGTACGGCGTCTCGATCTACTACACGGCTCCCACGCTGATCCGCACGTTCATGAAGTGGGGCCACGACATCCCCGCGAAGTACGACCTGTCCTCGCTGCGGGTGCTGGGCAGCGTCGGCGAGCCGATCAACCCCGAGGCCTGGATGTGGTACCGGGAGCACATCGGCGGCAACAACTGCCCGATCGTCGACACCTGGTGGCAGACCGAGACCGGCGCGATCATGATCTCGCCGCTGCCCGGCGTCACGGCCGCCAAGCCGGGCTCCGCGATGCGCCCGCTGCCGGGGATCAGCGCCGAGATCGTCAACGACGAAGCGAAGCCGGTCGGCTACGGCGGCGGCGGGTACCTGGTGCTCGACAAGCCGTGGCCGTCGATGCTGCGCGGCATCTGGGGCGACGAAGAGCGTTACCGCGAGACGTACTGGGCCCGGTTCGCCGACCAGGGCTACTACTTCGCGGGCGACGGCGCCAAGTACGACGACGACGGCGCGATCTGGCTGCTCGGCCGGGTGGACGACGTGATGAACGTGTCCGGCCACCGCATCTCCACCACCGAGGTGGAGTCGGCGCTGGTGAGCCATCCGACGGTGGCCGAGGCGGCCGTGGTCGGTGCGTCCGACGCCACCACGGGGCAGGGGATCGTCGCGTTCGTGATCCTGCGCGGCAACGTCGCCCAGGACCAGGCGAAGGGTGCCGACGCCATCAAGGCCCTGCGTGACCACGTCTCCAAGGAGATCGGTCCGATCGCGAAGCCGCGCCAGATCATGGTCGTCGACGAGTTGCCGAAGACGCGCTCCGGGAAGATCATGCGGCGGCTGCTGCGCGACGTGGCGGAGAACCGCGAGGTCGGGGACGTCACGACGCTGGCAGACTCCTCGGTGATGGACATGATCTCGGCGGGCTTGAAGGACAGCAGCAAGTCCGAGGACTGA
- a CDS encoding NAD(P)H-dependent oxidoreductase subunit E, with product MTAAKVPGVEARAGKFPGPSLIPELNAIQARLGWLPREELVALGRELRRPLYEIEGIVSFYPHFRTDPPAKVAVHACHDLTCWLAGADEKLAEVAARLDGDADVEFTEVSCLGRCDIAPAVAVNEHPAALEDTAVLVAAARADDLGHAAPTPSGRAEPWPNDPYVPGEERYRVLRSVLAGERTTKDVIAAVTDSGLRGMGGAGFPTGRKWQLVADQPAGLKYAICNADESEPGTFKDRQILADEPHLVLEGLLLGMVCTGAEQGYVFIRHEYGPEEHVLRAEIEAIRAAGLIGTDVLGSGRTLQLDIFTSPGGYILGEESALIEAMEGHRGEPRNKPPFPGIFGLWGRPTLMNSVETFADVPVIVEQGAQWWRDQGVGDSVGWKFFAVSGHVERPGVYCVPMGTTARALLEEAGGMAGGAALQAIQPGGASSNFLGPDQLDVPLDFGTLADAGSMLGSGALVAIAEGTDLLAAATNVLRFFRNESCGKCVPCRVGSTKAHTLLTEAIGVGGLDDAGRERILELELVMRKTSICGLGQVALGPVVSVLGMQQGATTVRRHPKNDDPEVDDKVSRNGKA from the coding sequence ATGACGGCGGCGAAGGTGCCGGGCGTCGAGGCGCGGGCCGGGAAGTTCCCTGGTCCGAGCCTCATCCCCGAGCTGAACGCGATCCAGGCGCGGCTGGGCTGGCTGCCGCGCGAAGAGCTGGTGGCGCTCGGGCGGGAGCTGCGCCGCCCGCTCTACGAGATCGAGGGCATCGTCTCGTTCTACCCGCACTTCCGCACGGATCCGCCGGCCAAGGTCGCGGTGCACGCCTGCCACGACCTCACCTGCTGGCTCGCGGGCGCCGACGAGAAGCTCGCCGAGGTGGCGGCCCGGCTGGACGGCGACGCGGACGTCGAGTTCACGGAGGTGTCCTGCCTCGGCCGCTGCGACATCGCGCCGGCCGTTGCGGTCAACGAGCACCCGGCCGCGCTGGAGGACACCGCCGTGCTGGTGGCCGCCGCGCGGGCCGACGACCTCGGGCACGCCGCGCCGACGCCGTCGGGCCGGGCAGAGCCGTGGCCCAACGATCCGTACGTGCCGGGGGAGGAGCGGTACCGGGTGCTCCGCTCGGTGCTCGCCGGCGAGCGGACCACCAAGGACGTGATCGCAGCCGTCACCGACTCCGGGCTACGCGGGATGGGCGGCGCGGGCTTCCCGACGGGCCGCAAGTGGCAGCTCGTCGCCGACCAGCCCGCCGGGCTCAAGTACGCCATCTGCAACGCCGACGAGTCCGAGCCCGGCACCTTCAAGGACCGGCAGATCCTCGCCGACGAGCCGCACCTGGTGCTGGAGGGCCTGCTGCTCGGGATGGTCTGCACCGGCGCGGAGCAGGGGTACGTGTTCATCCGGCACGAGTACGGGCCGGAGGAGCACGTGCTGCGGGCGGAGATCGAGGCGATCCGCGCGGCCGGGCTGATCGGCACCGACGTGCTGGGATCCGGGCGCACCCTGCAGCTGGACATCTTCACCTCGCCCGGCGGCTACATCCTCGGCGAGGAGTCGGCGCTGATCGAGGCGATGGAGGGCCACCGCGGGGAGCCCCGCAACAAGCCCCCGTTCCCGGGAATCTTCGGGCTGTGGGGCCGGCCAACCCTGATGAACTCGGTGGAGACGTTCGCCGACGTGCCGGTCATCGTCGAACAGGGCGCGCAGTGGTGGCGTGACCAGGGCGTCGGCGACTCCGTCGGCTGGAAGTTCTTCGCGGTATCCGGGCACGTCGAGCGGCCCGGCGTCTACTGCGTGCCGATGGGAACGACGGCCCGCGCGCTCCTGGAGGAGGCGGGTGGCATGGCAGGTGGCGCCGCGCTGCAGGCCATCCAGCCTGGCGGCGCGTCCTCCAACTTCCTAGGACCCGACCAGCTCGACGTCCCCCTCGACTTCGGCACGCTCGCCGATGCGGGTTCGATGCTGGGCTCGGGGGCACTGGTGGCGATCGCGGAGGGCACCGACCTGCTCGCCGCGGCCACCAACGTGCTGCGCTTCTTCCGCAACGAGTCCTGCGGCAAGTGCGTGCCGTGCCGGGTCGGCTCGACGAAGGCGCACACGCTGCTCACCGAGGCCATCGGCGTCGGCGGTCTCGACGACGCGGGACGCGAGCGGATCCTCGAGCTCGAGCTCGTGATGCGCAAGACGTCGATCTGCGGGCTCGGCCAGGTGGCACTCGGCCCGGTCGTGAGCGTCCTCGGGATGCAGCAGGGCGCCACGACGGTCCGTCGGCACCCGAAGAACGACGACCCCGAGGTCGACGACAAGGTGAGCCGGAACGGGAAGGCCTGA
- a CDS encoding TerC family protein, which produces MIISTGVWIATIAAFLAVLAFDFYLVARNPRDPSMRESTIWVAVYVSLAIAFGLGVLAVAGPRYGGEFFAGWITEYSLSVDNLFVFVLIMSKFAVPRDYRQKVLLIGIVLALVLRGIFIALGAEAISRFDWMFYLFGAFLIWTAWKLIKEADGNEEFEENRLLRYVERVVPSTKEYNGAKMTTVVDGRRLVTPMLIVMVAIGTTDLLFAVDSIPAVFGLTQEPYLVFTVNAFALMGLRQLFFLIGGLLDRLVYLSKGLAFILAFIGVKLILEALHHHGVAWAPEVPILVSLGVIVGTLTLTTIASLMKSRRDAANGPDDDDITEPSSHSSKN; this is translated from the coding sequence ATGATCATTTCGACCGGGGTGTGGATCGCGACGATCGCGGCGTTCCTCGCCGTGCTCGCGTTCGACTTCTACCTGGTGGCCCGCAACCCACGGGATCCATCGATGCGCGAGTCGACGATCTGGGTGGCCGTCTACGTCTCGCTCGCCATCGCGTTCGGGCTGGGAGTGCTCGCGGTCGCCGGACCGCGGTACGGGGGCGAGTTCTTCGCCGGCTGGATCACCGAGTACTCGCTCTCGGTGGACAACCTCTTCGTCTTCGTGCTGATCATGAGCAAATTCGCGGTGCCGCGGGACTACCGGCAGAAGGTGCTCCTGATCGGCATCGTGCTCGCGCTCGTGCTGCGCGGGATCTTCATCGCACTCGGCGCGGAGGCCATCTCCCGCTTCGACTGGATGTTCTACCTGTTCGGGGCGTTCCTCATCTGGACAGCATGGAAGCTCATCAAGGAGGCCGACGGGAACGAGGAGTTCGAGGAGAACCGCCTCCTGCGCTACGTCGAGCGGGTGGTGCCCTCCACGAAGGAGTACAACGGCGCGAAGATGACCACCGTCGTCGACGGCCGCAGGCTCGTGACGCCGATGCTCATCGTGATGGTGGCGATCGGCACCACCGACCTGCTGTTCGCGGTGGACTCCATCCCGGCGGTCTTCGGACTCACCCAGGAGCCGTACCTCGTGTTCACCGTGAACGCGTTCGCCCTCATGGGGCTGCGGCAGCTGTTCTTCCTCATCGGTGGCCTGCTCGACAGGCTGGTCTACCTCAGCAAGGGCCTTGCCTTCATCCTCGCGTTCATCGGGGTGAAGCTGATCCTGGAGGCGCTGCACCACCACGGCGTCGCATGGGCGCCCGAGGTGCCGATCCTCGTCTCCCTCGGCGTCATCGTCGGCACGCTGACGCTCACGACGATCGCGAGCCTCATGAAGTCCCGCCGCGACGCCGCCAACGGCCCGGACGACGACGACATCACCGAACCGAGCTCTCACTCGTCGAAGAACTGA
- a CDS encoding TerC family protein — MNIPTWAWFVTIAAFLAVIAFDFYLVARNPRDPSMRESTIWVIVYVSLSIAFGLGVLAVAGPQYGGEFFAGWITEYSLSVDNLFVFVLIMSKFAVPRDYRQKVLLIGIVLALVLRGIFIALGAEAIARFDWMFYLFGAFLIWTAWKLIQEAGEDEEFKENRLLRYVERVVPSTKEYDGARMTTIVDGRRLVTPMLIVMVAIGTTDLLFAVDSIPAIFGLTQEPYLVFTANAFALMGLRQLFFLIGGLLDRLIYLSKGLAFVLAFIGVKLILEAMHHHGVAWAPEVPILVSLGVIVGTLAVTTVLSLMKSRRDAAAATSPGDELTGPNSHSSGN, encoded by the coding sequence ATGAACATTCCGACCTGGGCCTGGTTCGTGACGATCGCGGCGTTCCTGGCCGTGATCGCATTCGACTTCTACCTGGTGGCCCGCAACCCGCGGGATCCATCGATGCGGGAATCCACGATCTGGGTGATCGTGTACGTCTCCCTCTCCATCGCGTTCGGGCTGGGAGTGCTCGCCGTCGCGGGGCCGCAGTACGGCGGTGAGTTCTTCGCTGGCTGGATCACCGAGTACTCGCTCTCGGTGGACAACCTCTTCGTCTTCGTGCTGATCATGAGCAAGTTCGCGGTGCCGCGGGACTACCGGCAGAAGGTGCTCCTGATCGGCATCGTGCTCGCGCTCGTGCTGCGGGGGATCTTCATCGCACTCGGCGCGGAGGCCATCGCCCGCTTCGACTGGATGTTCTACCTGTTCGGGGCGTTCCTCATCTGGACGGCCTGGAAGCTCATCCAGGAGGCCGGCGAGGACGAGGAGTTCAAGGAGAACCGCCTGCTGCGCTACGTCGAGCGGGTGGTGCCCTCCACGAAGGAGTACGACGGCGCGCGGATGACCACGATCGTCGACGGCCGCAGGCTCGTGACGCCGATGCTCATCGTGATGGTGGCGATCGGCACCACCGACCTGCTGTTCGCGGTGGACTCCATCCCGGCGATCTTCGGCCTGACCCAGGAGCCGTACCTGGTGTTCACGGCGAACGCGTTCGCCCTCATGGGGCTGCGGCAGCTGTTCTTCCTCATCGGTGGCCTGCTTGACCGACTCATCTACCTCAGCAAGGGCCTGGCGTTCGTCCTCGCCTTCATCGGCGTGAAGCTGATCCTGGAGGCAATGCACCACCACGGCGTGGCCTGGGCACCGGAGGTGCCGATCCTGGTCTCCCTCGGCGTCATCGTCGGCACCCTCGCCGTGACGACGGTGCTCAGCCTGATGAAGTCCCGCCGCGACGCCGCGGCCGCGACCTCCCCGGGCGACGAGCTGACCGGTCCGAACAGCCACTCGTCCGGCAACTGA